A stretch of DNA from Candidatus Omnitrophota bacterium:
AAAGCCCGGCACCATTACCATTATTATTTTTGGAGCTTTTTCAGGAAAATGATTTTGTTGTCGTTGGCGCCATAAAAATTCGGCAGTTCGGCGATTTTCTCAAAGCCGGATTTTAAGTAGAACTTACGGGTAGACTCATAAAGGGGGCGCGAAGAAGTGTCTGCCCATATATATTTTCCCGACATTCGTGCGATATCCTTAACGGCCATATCCATCAATGTTTTGCCGGTTCCTTTGCTCTGCTGAGTTTTATGTACCGCAACCCAGTACAAATCAAAACTATCGTCAGTGCAGGGGATTTTCCCGTAGCAGGAGAAGGCGCAAGGCTGATTGTTTATTTCGGCGATATTAAAAATATAGCCGCTTTTTTCCCCGCCTTTAGTAAGATTCTCATTAACCAGCTCCATGGCGATAGCTATTTCGTGATTATAGAAAAAGCCGGTAGACCGCAAGATCTCACTTACCGCATCAATATCAGTCGCTTTTAATTTTGATCTAAATTCCATCTTCAGTTCAGATCGGACAGTATCCTTTCAACCATTGTTTCAACGCTGTAGCCCGCCTGTTTGACCGCCGCGACAAAACCGCTGTTTTCCGCTATACAGGGATTGCCGTTGATTTCCAGGATATACACATTATTATCTTCGTCTACCCTGAAATCAATACGGGCATACCCTTTTAAACTGAAAACTTTCCAGCATCTCCCGCAAATATCAATAAGTTTGTCTTTTAACAGGATATCCTTATCTGCTGTGCCAAAAACCCTGTTGGTGTTTTTATACTCTTCGCTGTTCTCATCCCACTTGGCTTCATAGCCGATGATCTTGTGTTTATCGTCAAAAAAAGATGAAAATATCATTTCCGCCGGAGGCAATACTTCAGCTTTACCGCCATTAGCTAATACGCTTACATTGAATTCCCGTCCGTTTATAAATTCTTCAACGAAATAATGAGTAGGGGATAATTTAGAGATTTTATCCAGCTTTGCTGTTTCCGAGATGGTAAAGATGTAGTCGTTACTTATTCCTACCGAGGCTTCTTCCCAGATAGGTTTTGCGATGTATGTTTTATGAGGATTTAAGCCGCTTAGCGCGTTTATAGAAAAATATCCGGCAGTCGGAAGACCGTTCATCTGCATGATTTTTTTTGAGAGGACCTTATTAGTGGTAATAAACAAAGCCTCTAATGGCGTTCCCGTATAGGGAATCTTCAGCAGATTCAAAAGCGCCGGCGCGA
This window harbors:
- a CDS encoding GNAT family N-acetyltransferase; protein product: MEFRSKLKATDIDAVSEILRSTGFFYNHEIAIAMELVNENLTKGGEKSGYIFNIAEINNQPCAFSCYGKIPCTDDSFDLYWVAVHKTQQSKGTGKTLMDMAVKDIARMSGKYIWADTSSRPLYESTRKFYLKSGFEKIAELPNFYGANDNKIIFLKKLQK
- a CDS encoding ATP-grasp domain-containing protein; amino-acid sequence: MKKKIAVIHNQIKNNTPDELDVLAQRDLIRSSCLTIGYDVNCLTVEDDLQKSLEKITSAKPDIVFNLVEAIWGKSELIYFAPALLNLLKIPYTGTPLEALFITTNKVLSKKIMQMNGLPTAGYFSINALSGLNPHKTYIAKPIWEEASVGISNDYIFTISETAKLDKISKLSPTHYFVEEFINGREFNVSVLANGGKAEVLPPAEMIFSSFFDDKHKIIGYEAKWDENSEEYKNTNRVFGTADKDILLKDKLIDICGRCWKVFSLKGYARIDFRVDEDNNVYILEINGNPCIAENSGFVAAVKQAGYSVETMVERILSDLN